The genomic region CTTCATGACTTCCTTGTGCAATTTTTCATAGTAAGGCACATAGAAGTGGTGCCCATTAGTGTATAGTAATTCCCTGTCAAGCCAAAATCTCATCGTTTTCCCCTCCTTGGCAAGCTCAATCAAGCTTTTGGCTATGAGGTCATGGGACAATCCTTCTCGAATGCTCTCTAATAAGGACCCATCGGGTTGGCTGATTGTCGCAAATTTCATCTTTCGACTAAGTGCATTAGCCATAATGTTGGCACTCATTGGGTTATATTCCATTATGAAATCAAACTCCGCTAGGAAAACCTGCCAACGAGCTTGTTTGGGAGACAACTTTTTCTGGGTTAGAAAATAACTGTTGGCAACGTTATCGGTAAGGACCACGAACTCGGAACCTAGTAAATAATGCCTCCATATGTGCAAGCGATGCAGCACAGCAGTCATTTACCTTTCTTGGACCATGTATCTTCGCTCTGTCTCATTAAGCTTTCAGCTCTCAAAagtaattgaatgctcatcttgTATCAATACTCCCCCAATAGCATAATCTGATACATCCATGCGTACCTCATAAGGCTTCGAATAATCTGGCAAAACAAGTATGGACTCCCTTGTCGTCGCTTGCTTTAATTGATTAAAGGCCCTCTCACATTGTAGATTCTAATCACATACCTTCCCCCTTTTCAACATGCCCATCAATGGTGTGGTAATTCTAGAGTAACCCTTGATGAAGCGTCGATAGTAATTTGCTAATCCAAGGAAGGATCTCAACTCTGTCACCTTGGTTGGAGGCTTCCACTCAGTAATAGCCTGAATCTTGCTCTCATCCATTCAAATCTTGCCATCTCCCACAATGTGGCCTAGGAATGGTACTTCTTGTTGGGAAAATGAGTACTTATCCTTTTTGAAGAATAGCTCACTTtccctcaaagtttggaaaacctCCCTCAAATGTCTCACATGCTCCTCGAGAGACTTACTATACACCACAATATCCTTGAGGTAAATAACCACGAAATGGTCGAGGAAAGGTTGAAGTACTTTATTCATTAGGGTGCAGAATGTAGCTAGGGCATTCATGAGTCTGAAAGACATCACAAGGAACTTATACGAACCATACCGTGTCACACAAGCTGTCTTTGGCTCATCACCCTTGGCTATCAAAACTTGATggtaccccgatctcaaatctaacCTGGTAAACCATCTTGTACTACCAAGTTGATCAATTAAATCCGCAATAAGAGGAATAGGGTACCTATTTTTCACAGTGATCTTGTTTAGAgcccgataatcgatgcacattctcaacgACCCATCATGTTTTTTTTGGAACAATACTGGCGCACCATTCAATTATTTTCGTAACTCTTCTAATCCCGGTAGAGACATACGATATTGGGCCCTTGCTGGCGGTACCATGTTGGACACTATCTTATCTTATGGTCCACCTCCCTCTTAGGTGGCAAACTTTTAGGCAACTGAGCGGGCATAACATCCTGAAAAGATTGTAATAATTCTCCCACTTCTTTCGGAATCTCACCAACGGACTTAACGACTTCCTCATTATTCAAGGTGGCCAAACAGAAGACTTCCTCTCTACATACTCCTTTAGCAAATTGAATTGCTGACAGCGTTTTTCCCTCCAAGCCTCTTTTCTTGTCATTTTCACCATACATTGATGGTTTGAATCTGAAATCACCGTGTAGTTACCCGAAGGGACAATGAAAGCATTAATCTGGTCAAGGAAACTTAGTCCAACCATAAAATCATCAAGTGGTATTACCTTAATGGATGCTTTACCGGTCCAATTGCCAAGTTGAAGATCCTGTAACagtccgtttttagtcaaatcaaaacagtggtttcaggactaaaaatctaaaatcaaattaattattttattattattttaatgtctacagtatgataatatatttttgtgaaagtttcgttaagaaattttattgtttgattagtcaatttgataaaaaggactaaatcgcgtaaaatgtagaacttgagttctattagttaaaggtgtctattagctatggaatattaaagtaGAAGTTTTTGTGTTGTAGTTAGACCATTATAATGGTGggtggacaattatgggcatATATTAAGTgatatttaatgttttaaaacaaggttaatatagtaatttgTTAATAAcataagttaaaataaaaaaaaatatgatgTTTTCATCTTCATTAAGCTACCACCACCAAAATTAGGGATTGAAAACACCATTTCAAAGCTTGGAACATTCAGCCATGGTATATtgagcatgtaagtccattttttgtcatgtttttaatgatttctatatttttaatatcgttacaactaggtctagctagcccaaagattattttgaaaaattgttcaagattttgaatgtttccattgatgaatattggtgtattttgatgtttaatggtagattatgcatgcttgttgttagatatacaagttttgttaagtgatttttagtgaaaaagtaaattagggattaaattatgaaatatagAAACTTTgaagttaaaatgtgaaataaatgagaaaaacGGTCTACTAGGGACCTAAttaaaatttggctagcatgagttgtggttaaattataataatttgtgtttttatgaaatatggactaaattgtaagagatGTGAAACATTAAgggcaattgtgtaaaaatgTTTTAGAGtgaattttggaataaattgaatagagagatgattaaataagttaattttgattatctatagatcaagaaaatcgaagctcggatctagatcgagggaaaaacaaagttctcaactaatcgactagtttagctatttttacattcgaggtaagtttgtatgtaataaatttcattataaatgtattttaaatgttttgatattgcataaattgtgaatacaagACTACGGACATATTCAACAATGATTCGATGACGATTCGGCATTAGAAATccttgttgaaccttaggaatagatttggatactagtaacatgtcattagggaatTCATTGATTTTGCTCcgggccatgatatcggcacttcAGGTGCTagttacattgatttggcttcggagCATGATATCGGCACTTCGGATGCGAGTTATATTGATTTGGTTTCGAGCCATGTTATCGAAACTTAAAGTGCTAGACTCCCAAGTATCCAAAATTTATTCTGAATGGCTCAACTGGTAATTGAATGATGTGATtaagtatgagattgatacgatatggtacatgtatgtacacaAATCATATAAGCTTTAAAACGAAGAAATGGTGAAGAATACATGaagttttgtgaatgagtattTGAAAGGTTTATTAGTTaatatgaattatatgtgtttatattcaATTGATGAATTATGTGTTTATGGTTATATTAAGTccatttcatacgagcttactaagttataaagcttactttttttattttcccATGTTTTGTAGTGAATTCAAAGTTAGCTCGAACTCGGGGATCTTCGgagacatcgtcacactatccaactatgaATTTGGcacttttgagcttatgttttaagtatatggcctgtatagggactttggtcattttgattaTGTGTTGtgccatttgaaatggcttgtaaatacttatgttttggtttgtatatatatatatatatatagccaggAGAGTTAGCTTAGTTTGGTTGGTTTGAATATGTATATAAATGTATGTATGTGGCTTATGTTATGAACTTGAGGTTGACTTTGAAATGTTTATGGATAGCACATATTATAGTAGTCAAATGAGAGAAATTTAaaatgatatatgcttgtgaaattgaGCATAACGATGCATGTTTAGAAATGCTTACATAGTTGAATTGTATAAATGAAGTTTAgtatgaattgaatggtatattgtGGTATGGATATGTTTTTGTATTGGTTGGTGTTTGAAATGGCTTGAATGATGTTTGATTGAGAGTAGTTGAATGCATATATGTGCCATGTTTTATGCCAATTGGGTTATTGTAGGTATATGAAGTTTTGTGtggtaaaatggcttggtaaatagcctatttttgacCACACGGGCAGAAAGACGGGTATGTGTCTTAGCCGTATATGACACAAGATTatattacacggccgtgtgtcccctggtattgaaattaaaatcaagtcagtttgctccacacggcctcacacacaggcGTATGACTTAGccttgtggcataagtcagtataccctacaggtttaacacagcctagcacacggcttggtaCACAGacatgtatggccatttttagggcacatgggctagccacacaggcgtgtatattgtccatgtgacccaagtcagagagttacatagggtcaGGCACGGgttaggacacggccatgtgcttccatttcaaatgtccacacggcttgtgatACGGGCGTATTtgttggccgtgtgtctcacacggctgggccacacgggtgtgtgtcccctgtatttgaaaaaaaattctaaatgttctatgagttttcaaagttatcggtttagtcccgaacctctccaatgtatgtttagggcttcgaaggctcgtattagggacaaaataTTTAGTTGTGAATGGaatgtatatgttttgattaaatgtatgtgaaatgtatgtgtaatgtggtataagtccggtaatgctttataaccctattccggtatTGAATACACGTGAGGAAAAGAATACCTTTTTCTCACCCATATCTGAGATTTGAAGTATGAGTTCGCTAAATTCCTACACATAATCTCTCACAGTGCCTTGTTGCAAAAGTCGGCGCAACTTTGCCCGAGCCTCACCCTTGGCATACTCTGGATAAAATTGTGCCTTAAACTCGCATTGAAACTCCTCTCAAGTCTCAATTTCGGTCTCACCATGTCTCACATCGCCACCATAACAAAGCAACGTCAGTAAGATATATAGCAACAGTAATTACCTTAGTGGCATCGTCTGTAATGCCTTTGGCACGAAAGTATTGCTCGACTCCCCACAAAAAATTGTCCACATCTCTTGCGGACCTTGTTCCCTTGAACTCCTTGGGCTTGGGAACATCAACATTGGGCTTGGTTGCGACAACAACAAACCATCCATTGCCCAAAGTAGCCTTGTAGTTGTGAGTTCACCATTGAGCTCCACAATCTTGTCTTTCAAAACCGTCATCATAGCCTCAATGGCATCATCCCTACCAGTCAGCTTTTCAACAGAGTCCAACACATAATCTCTAATTTGCTCATTCATGGAAAGCAACCCATTATTGAACCTATCATCGATATCATCAATTCTCTCCTTGACATCCCCCACGAATTCCTCAAGAGTGACGACTCGATCTTCTAAATCTGACAGTATGTCCCTCGAATGACTAGCTTTCCTAGCCCTCCCACGGGTCTCCATTCCCTCAATGTTCTCAGTAACTTCTTTTGACATCTTTTAATAGTGCCTTCGAACCTGGCTCGGATACCAACTATCACGGGCTAAGAGTTTTCACAAGCAATCCGTGTGGCCTTAGGCAGTTTCTTCGCTAAAAAATACTTGAGTCAGCCTAACCCGTACAATTGAAGATTCAATAGAACTCCTCTAAGGCACCCACAAAGAACAGCAGAAGAACGATGTAAGAACAAActtgaaagatgaacaaaagccATTGAAAAGCAAGAACACttgagagaaaagtttgagtgaatACTCTCAGAATTCTATTAATAACTGAACAAATTACAATGAAGGGGAAATGCCTCTTTTTATAGCTGAGCCTTCCCAATATCAACGGTACAGATCGAaatacatcaatggctaagatttAAAACTATCTAGatatcaaatctctaagattacagaaTCATATCTTCTAAAGATTACATTTAATGCCTAGGATCACATATATTTGAAGATACCCTTCCATGTTTGCCAAGCATATATTTGAAGATCACTTTCCATATTTCCCAAGCTCCGAAGGTAGGCTTTCAATCTCTCCGAGCAATAGACTTGTCTGATTGGGCCGAATGACCTCCTTCGAATGCGATAGATAGCACAAGTTCGTCTTGGTTGCAGGTTCCCATGCGCAACCCACGACACTTTGAGTAAGTTACAGATTTAGTTTTTATACTTTAATTCCGTCAATTTTAGTTTTTATcgtttgaatttaaaatattggtCTTAAAACAAATGGTAACAATTAAATTTGTTAGGTCAAATTTTGTTGTTAATCTCGTACTATGCCTAAGTCATAGATTTAGTAGTTGTTctctaatttgatcatttttagtttatatattttgaaatttagtttAGATTCAAAAGCGTTAGCAGTTAAATCCATTAACTAAAATGAATTGTTTTTCCTATGATATTATGTGAAAACATCAAGCTGACATGTCACTTACACATCTGTTAATATATTTGCCACATAAGATTTTAGAAATAACAATATTTAACTTAAATTTACAGGCTATCGGTTGTTTGGGGGCTGAAATTTCAAAAGTCAACATTTAGTCCTACATTTGACAATTTTTCCAACTTAttgttgttttctttttcatGTTAGTCTTGAAAATCGACAACTTTCTAAAATTTGATCTATACGATGAAATGACGCTTTTAGATTATcccaagtcatcacatttttaaataaaattataattttttatgatgTTATCATATAGACCAAAattaaaaaaccctaaaatttaggATTAAATATTGCTTTATctctaaaatatataaacatttaaCTATGGTTTTAGTCTACCCACTGcactaaatttttataattattagtaTGTCTAAATTACTAACATTTTTAATTGTTATGTTAAAATGATCTcaagtttatttttatataactTAAAGATTCTATTatcatataaaattattattggtTTAATACggttatattaaattttatgagtattatttaaaataacaaataaatattGTACATTTgtcacataaaattttaaaaaaaatttactgcttttatttttattaaaaaattaataaatttagtaGTACAcaataatttttttgaataatctcattataaatTCTGATCATATTTGTTCTTTTTGGCACAATACCTAACTACTCATAGCCCTTTTTCAACCCATAAATAGAAGAATAATGCGCTTCAGCCTTCAGTACATTCAAACTCATACATTCCTACATTGACATTAATTATTGAATTACAAAGTATCCATTGCTTCGAATTCAAATTTGATTGCCTTCTATACTTCACAAGTAATAGCTAGTTCAGAACTCCATGAGCAATGTCATATCCCTCGTTACGAGTTTGTACACATGTTTTTAAAACTACTCGATTAGTTACGGCACTCGATACATTTCTTAAAATACCAATGTTAATCGAGCTAagattaaattattcgtaaataaattttatactgtttaaattcaataattattgaacaaaaaaatttcaataattaaattaatcagtcaacccaaaccaaagaccaaggtcgaaggttttttttttccccataaattcacatgaaattcaATTTTCCTTTCTCTTAACATAAAAACCCAGAAAAAGCAAAAGAGTTCCATGTTTTTCGCTGCCATTTCCAAAGCCGATTCTACTTTAGAAATTTTGATACAAGTAAAGTAATAGAAtcttaaagaagaaaaaaaagtgctAAAAAagctagcttttttttttttttttctattgttCCTTCTTTACTCTGGGTTCTTTTTTCAAAGCATAAAAACCTAATTTCTAACAGAGCAGCTGCAACTATCATCACCCATGGCGGCACCGATCTGGGTATGGGCTTTTTACGTAGCCCTAACTCTATTTCCTTCCGTTTTGGGAAACTCAGAAGGCGATGCTCTTTATACTTTGAGGAGAAGCCTATCGGATCCGGATAACGTGCTGCAGAGCTGGGATCCCACCCTTGTTAACCCTTGTACTTGGTTCCACATCACTTGCAATCAAGATAATCGAGTCACTAGAGTGTATGCCCATTTCCCTTCTTTGTTCTTTTTGAAGATCTACAATGTTTTGATTTTGGGTTCATTTATTTATATgggttttctttttattttcattttttggcTGGAGAGGGCTTAGTTTCATTGTTTGATGGTAGTAAAACTCGTTGCTTAAATTGGGttttagtttatttaatttaatttatcgtTTGGCTTTTTACCcctttttatatggaagaaatgatGGTTACAATTTCACTGTGAAACTGTGAGATTACCTGGGATTGTAGATTTTATTTTGGTGGGCTTATGGCAATGTTATGGTGGGGGAAAAAAGTGGGTGAATTCAGTGAAGAACTGTTGGATTGTATATGAGTTTATATTTTGCTCATGAGCAGTTATTGAACAAGGGCAAATATGGTGGTAAAAATAGTTCAATCTGGATTAATGATAGAGTTGGGATAATAACACTATTTATAGAAGTTTTTGGTAATGTTATAGGTTCTAAAATAGTGTTTTAATGCTTTTTTCTATTGAGGATTCGTGTCTTGGATGCAAGAATTATCATGTTTAGGCTGTTATAAGCTGAACTACTTTAGCATTTCTTTGGCATAGGTGTGTTCGAGTCGAAAAAAGCTGGAGAATTGACTCTGTCAAtaagaaatgtttatgtattatcTCCATTTTAAGCATTGggttgtattggagtttttgttTTCTGTTGAAATTTCAGGTTTTTCTTGATGTGCTTATGGTTTACTTGTTTTTTTAGAAGaatatgtttataattttttgaCATAAAAATGGTAGGTGCTTGATGGTTTTGATTATATGATCTTAGTTGTAGTTTCCAAATTGGTAAGTAGTATTCTGATGATTTTTCAATGGTAAATCGCTTATGGTTTCTTTCCCCCCTTTTTTGTACAGGGATTTAGGTAATTCAAACCTATCTGGACATTTGGTACCAGAGCTCGGGAAGCTTGAGCATTTGCAGTATCTGTATGTTCTGCTTCTTTTCTCTTGAACTTATTTCTTGCTCACCCTTAATAGTGGCATTTTGGGGTTTCCGACATTTACGGGATACAGCTGTTGGTATTCAAGCATTGTTATTCATTTtggactcttttttttttttctatcatGCAGGGAGCTTTACAAAAATAACATTCAAGGAACCATCCCTACCGAGCTTGGCAACTTGAAGAGCCTTATCAGTTTGGACTTATATAACAACAACATCTCCGGCACCATTCCTCCTTCACTTGGGAAACTTAAGTCTCTTGTATTCTTGTGAGTGTTCAAGTTCAATGTTTGTCTCTTCATGCATGATTGGACTATCATGAAGCTTTATTTCTCTCGGTTGTCTTCCCTTCTCAGCTTCACTTGAAAAACCAATGATGAATTAATAGTAGATTATTTGGGGCTTACCTAAGCTACGAGCTCCTAGTTTTTTATGTGCCACCGTGATTACGCCGTTCCCAGTTAATTCTCATTTCACAAACTGGAATGCTAGTCATTTCTAATTTATTATTCTCTTAGGATTAGTTTATGTATTGTTGTAACATCTGATCATTTGTCTTTAAACCTTGGCTTAGCCAAAATGGTTCACCTTTCTCTCTTAGGAGTTCGATCCTCAACACTTGTAAATTTCCCTTACCTAGTGTCCCTTAGACCTTGGCCTACTTTGTACCGGAAATATATAAAAGCTAATCTCTCTCtcattgttgtttcatgttacaGGCGGCTTAATGACAACAGGTTAACTGGACCTATCCCTAGGGAGCTTGTTGGTATTTCAAGCCTCAAAGTTGTGTGAGTCTTGCAATTTTTCAAATAGTTTATTTCCAAAATACAATTCTCTGGTGTTGTTTTGCAAAGCATTAAAGATCACGGTTATCGAAACATTTACCTCTTTTCTTCCAGTGACGTCTCAAACAATGATTTGTGTGGAACAATTCCTACCAGTGGTCCATTTGAGCACATTCCTTTGAGCAAGTAAGTTCACCgttgtttcttttatttgctttaaTATTTTCGATCAAGTTACTGATGGTGATTGTTTACGATGATGTTGGAAGTATCTGCATGTTATGGTGCCAATTATTTATCTTTGAGGCACCTTGCTTGCTAGTCTTGATACTACTTCATTTCATTTGCATAAACTATACCTTGGTATCGACATATCTTCCCAATTGTGCACCGTTTCATATTTCATCCCGTACTCAAGGTTTTTAAAACATGCCCCATTGAAAACTATGTTGCTTGAACTGTTCATTCTTCTTAAGGTACCCAATTCCGACACTTATGGATATGGGGGTAGATTTCCAAGGATCCTCCAAATATGTAAAACTTGGAAAAATCTTACCATACCTGTGTCGGATACTGATCCCCGAGTCCAATTAGCATAGATTAAAATCCTTTCTATTCTTGTGTTTTTTGCTTTGGTGGGACCTCCATGTGAAGATGCTTTGACTTTTATGGaactatgccatttgtttatttttgttttcccTGTATGCAAAAAGTGACTGATCTTAAATATTGTTCCAAATCGTATAGCTTCGAGGAAAACCCTCGTCTCGAAGGCCCGGAGTTGTTGGGGCTTGCAAGTTACGATACAAATTGCTCGTGAAGAAACCGATTGATGCTACAAAAGTTTGGAATTTAAATATGTAGTCACAAGATTTTAAGTGTATTATCAGAGTATAATGGGGTAATTGTGGAAATGCAATCTCGTATAAGTATCTGTAAATCAGAATTTATTAGCATATGTAACAAAAACTATCATGCTCTTCCTATGATGTTTTCAGACAAACTAGTATTTGATGTAATGGTAGCGACAAGGTTACTTCTTGTGTGCATCCTTATTTTCCCATCTTTTTTCATATCACTTCtgaatttattttggtttaaagCATGCATAGTATTCATCTTTGTTAATTTGATCCCTCTATTTGGCGAGTCGGGTTGGTTTTAGTAATTTTACCTTTTCTGGAGTAAGTGGTTTATTTATAGCAATATTTAAACTCCGATTGAGGTCGTGTCATGGGTTAATTGATCAACAATTTAGTTGGAGAAATTATCACATACCATTCCATGTATAAAATAAGTAATATGATTATGAGAGAAtgtctttttttttatatatatattttcaataaaatcaatATAAATTTTACTGAGATTTGAATTCACGTCATTAGTATCTACAAAACAAATTTTGTTGTTTCAATTAAAGCTTTATTTTAAGTATTTTATATGTTctaattttattatacatttttcACTGATATCATTGGACTTcttttacccaaataatataaaaataataattaattacgaaaataggTATTTATTATAGTATTACAGTACTTGGATGGTACTGCCTAGACACCTGACATATTGGCTGTACCAGATTAAAATATGATGATCTAAAATATTTAGGGATTTGATTTATAAATTTCTCATTTTGATTGACAATTGAAAAAAAGTGGATTTAATAGAAGGATTTGAATAGTAATAACAATTTgacttgaatttttaatt from Gossypium arboreum isolate Shixiya-1 chromosome 1, ASM2569848v2, whole genome shotgun sequence harbors:
- the LOC108480242 gene encoding leucine-rich repeat protein 1, translating into MAAPIWVWAFYVALTLFPSVLGNSEGDALYTLRRSLSDPDNVLQSWDPTLVNPCTWFHITCNQDNRVTRVDLGNSNLSGHLVPELGKLEHLQYLELYKNNIQGTIPTELGNLKSLISLDLYNNNISGTIPPSLGKLKSLVFLRLNDNRLTGPIPRELVGISSLKVVDVSNNDLCGTIPTSGPFEHIPLSNFEENPRLEGPELLGLASYDTNCS